A genomic region of Candidatus Stoquefichus sp. SB1 contains the following coding sequences:
- the gmk gene encoding guanylate kinase: MKKGLLIILSGPSGVGKGTVRQELFKDQSLNLAYSISMTTRKPRPTEQEGVDYFFVSETEFLNKIENDELLEYAKFVGNYYGTPRFYVEQLLNEGKNVVLEIEVQGALQVMRKCPQALTIFLVPPSFEELERRIRGRRTEAEDVVKERLDKARKEIATKDEYKYVVENDDVLAAKEQISRIIRENA, translated from the coding sequence GTGAAAAAAGGGCTATTAATTATATTAAGTGGACCAAGTGGAGTGGGTAAAGGAACTGTACGACAAGAACTTTTTAAGGATCAGTCTTTAAATTTGGCATATTCTATTTCAATGACAACAAGGAAGCCACGCCCTACAGAACAAGAGGGTGTTGATTATTTCTTTGTCAGTGAAACTGAGTTTTTAAATAAGATTGAAAATGATGAGTTGCTAGAATATGCGAAATTTGTAGGTAACTATTATGGAACACCAAGATTTTATGTTGAACAATTATTAAATGAAGGAAAAAATGTTGTTTTAGAGATTGAAGTACAAGGAGCATTACAGGTTATGCGTAAATGTCCTCAAGCCTTAACAATTTTCTTGGTTCCACCTTCATTTGAAGAATTGGAAAGACGTATTCGTGGTCGTCGTACAGAAGCGGAAGATGTTGTCAAAGAACGTTTGGATAAAGCGAGAAAAGAAATTGCGACAAAAGATGAATATAAATATGTAGTTGAAAATGATGATGTATTGGCTGCAAAGGAACAAATATCAAGAATTATTAGAGAAAATGCATAG
- the priA gene encoding replication restart helicase PriA, whose amino-acid sequence MYIVKVLVEHPVHSLDTTFDYLCDQQLKVGIRVFIPFGYQKLVGYVESIEKTPLSQEQLEAEAGFQYQYIIDVIDEEPLLNDELQSLAYQMSKMTLSPRIACLQAMLPAQLKPSTNHSVGLKLRRAVQVIADGKAQTVKQQECLDYLKEHPDALIQDIPYTKGLLDRLVKQGFIRYVQKEIYRQPLSLYQKESSQIELTADQKKVVKGIIEHPQRVSLLHGVTGSGKTEVYLALAAYYIENKRTVMMLVPEISLTPMMVEVFKQRFGDQVAILHSRLSQGEKYDEYRRIKKQEVQIVVGARSAVFAPLENIGLIILDEEHDASYKQESKPRYLTSQIAKMRAQYHHGAVVLGSATPSLESYSRALKGVYDLYELKNRINQKPLPKVEIVDMIEETRQRNYSMFSRKMKTRIQETLNRNEQVILLLNKRGYATYIQCADCGEVVKCPHCDVTLTYHKNEHVLKCHYCEYVQSYPQSCAHCGSTHFKSVGFGTQRVEEELAKTFENAKVIRYDVDTTKNKNGHMKLLERFRRKEGNILLGTQMIAKGLDFEDVTFVGVLNADMSLNIPDFRASERTFQLLCQVSGRSGRGVKQGTVIIQTYNPDHYAITCAAQHNYLAFYQQEMLYRQKAKYPPYCHLVSILIQSSQQQRVQIAAKDIKKYLTDHLHHCAILGPAKSMIYKLQDQYRERILIKFIQSDEVFEALQTMNDYYNKKQKGKVNVICDFNPYSQI is encoded by the coding sequence ATGTACATTGTTAAAGTGCTGGTAGAACATCCAGTTCATTCTTTAGATACAACATTTGATTATTTATGTGATCAACAATTAAAAGTAGGAATCCGGGTTTTTATTCCTTTTGGTTATCAAAAATTAGTTGGTTATGTTGAATCTATTGAAAAGACTCCGTTATCTCAAGAACAATTAGAAGCAGAGGCTGGTTTTCAATATCAGTATATTATTGATGTTATTGATGAAGAACCACTTTTAAATGATGAACTTCAATCATTAGCATATCAAATGTCTAAAATGACTCTTTCACCCCGTATTGCATGTTTACAGGCTATGTTGCCTGCACAATTAAAACCGAGTACAAACCATTCTGTAGGATTGAAATTAAGACGTGCTGTTCAGGTGATTGCTGATGGAAAAGCACAAACAGTTAAACAACAAGAATGTTTAGATTATTTAAAAGAACATCCAGATGCTTTGATTCAAGATATTCCTTATACAAAAGGTTTATTAGATCGATTAGTGAAACAAGGTTTCATAAGATATGTTCAAAAAGAAATTTATCGTCAGCCTTTGAGCCTTTATCAAAAAGAATCATCTCAAATAGAATTAACTGCAGATCAAAAAAAGGTAGTCAAAGGAATTATTGAACATCCTCAACGTGTTTCCTTATTACATGGAGTTACAGGCTCAGGTAAGACAGAAGTTTATCTAGCATTAGCGGCTTACTACATAGAAAATAAAAGGACAGTGATGATGCTGGTACCAGAAATATCACTGACACCAATGATGGTAGAGGTTTTTAAACAGCGTTTTGGAGATCAGGTGGCAATTTTGCATTCACGTTTATCACAAGGTGAAAAATATGATGAATACCGACGTATTAAAAAACAAGAAGTTCAAATTGTTGTAGGAGCACGCTCCGCTGTCTTTGCACCTTTGGAAAATATTGGATTGATTATTCTTGATGAAGAACATGATGCCAGTTATAAACAGGAGTCTAAGCCTCGATATCTGACTTCACAGATTGCTAAGATGCGTGCACAATATCATCACGGTGCTGTTGTATTAGGAAGTGCTACACCTTCATTAGAAAGTTATTCACGGGCTTTAAAAGGGGTCTATGATTTATATGAACTTAAAAACAGAATAAACCAAAAACCACTTCCAAAAGTAGAAATCGTAGATATGATAGAAGAAACAAGACAACGTAACTACTCTATGTTTTCTAGAAAAATGAAAACACGAATACAAGAAACGTTAAATCGTAATGAACAGGTGATTTTATTATTAAACAAACGTGGGTATGCAACTTATATTCAATGTGCTGATTGTGGAGAAGTCGTAAAATGTCCACATTGTGATGTGACTTTAACTTATCATAAAAATGAGCATGTGTTAAAGTGTCATTATTGTGAATATGTTCAAAGTTATCCACAGAGTTGTGCACATTGTGGCTCAACTCATTTCAAAAGTGTTGGATTTGGAACACAACGTGTTGAAGAGGAACTCGCAAAGACATTTGAAAATGCAAAAGTGATTCGTTATGATGTAGATACGACTAAAAATAAAAATGGACATATGAAACTTTTGGAACGTTTTCGTCGTAAAGAAGGAAATATTTTATTAGGAACACAGATGATTGCTAAAGGATTAGATTTTGAAGATGTGACATTTGTAGGTGTCCTCAATGCTGATATGAGTTTGAATATTCCTGATTTTCGTGCGAGTGAACGAACTTTTCAACTATTATGTCAAGTCTCAGGACGAAGTGGACGTGGTGTTAAGCAAGGAACTGTGATTATTCAGACGTATAATCCTGATCATTATGCAATTACTTGTGCTGCCCAACATAACTACTTAGCATTTTATCAGCAGGAGATGTTATATCGCCAAAAAGCAAAATATCCACCTTATTGCCATCTGGTCAGCATTCTTATTCAATCTTCCCAGCAACAACGTGTTCAAATTGCTGCTAAGGATATAAAAAAATATTTAACTGATCATCTTCATCATTGTGCCATCTTAGGTCCGGCCAAAAGTATGATTTATAAGTTACAAGATCAATATCGTGAACGTATATTGATTAAGTTTATTCAAAGTGATGAGGTCTTTGAAGCATTACAGACAATGAATGATTATTACAATAAAAAACAAAAAGGAAAGGTAAATGTGATATGTGATTTTAATCCATATTCACAAATTTAA
- the rsmB gene encoding 16S rRNA (cytosine(967)-C(5))-methyltransferase RsmB: MDRQIALEILLKYKQDNSYLNLTLNSYLQNDDLTRRQKDFITRVVYGTVQNLIFLEYILKPHLQGRVKSFEKMLLLMSLYQHFMMDAIPDYAIINEAVNLAKKKKGMRTAQFINAVLKKAFACSYSLEHLELQERLSIETSHPLWMVKMFVKQYGFETAKKICYANNETPYKCARVNTLMTTRDALLEDPAWEKGQLSKEGVYYNKGNIANSEAFQKGLVTIQDESSQLVAPLLNPLPGEYVLDMCCAPGTKTSHLAALMKNQGCIKAFDLYPHKIPLVEKQMERLGITIVELEAADSTQLAHRYPDNSFDKILLDAPCSGLGVLARKPEIKYHPADAMDEIIQIQEKLLENAYPLLKNGGNIVYSTCTINKKENEKQIAAFIKKHPDMLMIKELTILPYQYHSDGFYMCLLEKE; this comes from the coding sequence ATGGATCGACAAATTGCTTTAGAAATATTATTAAAATATAAACAAGATAACAGTTATCTCAATTTGACATTAAATTCTTATTTGCAAAATGATGATCTGACACGAAGACAAAAAGATTTTATTACACGTGTTGTATATGGAACTGTTCAAAATCTTATTTTTTTAGAATATATTTTGAAACCACATCTTCAAGGGAGAGTCAAATCGTTTGAAAAGATGCTTTTATTAATGAGTCTATATCAACATTTTATGATGGATGCGATTCCTGATTATGCAATTATTAATGAAGCAGTCAATTTAGCAAAAAAGAAAAAAGGTATGAGAACAGCACAATTTATTAATGCCGTTTTAAAAAAGGCTTTTGCCTGTTCTTATTCACTTGAGCATTTAGAGTTACAAGAGCGTTTATCAATTGAAACAAGTCACCCCTTATGGATGGTTAAAATGTTTGTCAAACAGTATGGTTTTGAAACAGCTAAAAAAATCTGTTATGCCAATAATGAAACGCCTTATAAATGTGCTCGCGTCAATACACTTATGACAACGCGAGATGCTTTGTTAGAAGATCCGGCATGGGAAAAAGGTCAACTTTCAAAAGAGGGTGTTTATTATAATAAAGGCAATATTGCTAATAGTGAAGCATTTCAAAAAGGACTTGTCACGATTCAAGATGAATCGAGTCAACTGGTGGCACCTTTATTGAATCCATTGCCTGGTGAGTATGTTTTAGATATGTGTTGTGCACCAGGTACAAAAACATCTCATTTGGCTGCGCTTATGAAGAATCAAGGCTGTATTAAGGCTTTTGATCTCTATCCACATAAAATACCATTAGTAGAAAAACAGATGGAACGTTTAGGAATAACCATTGTTGAATTAGAGGCTGCTGATTCCACTCAGTTAGCTCATCGTTATCCTGATAATAGTTTTGATAAAATTCTTTTAGACGCTCCATGTAGTGGATTAGGTGTATTAGCAAGAAAACCTGAAATTAAGTATCATCCGGCTGATGCAATGGATGAAATTATTCAAATTCAGGAAAAATTATTAGAAAATGCATACCCATTATTGAAAAATGGTGGTAATATTGTATATAGCACTTGTACCATCAATAAAAAAGAAAACGAAAAACAAATTGCAGCATTTATAAAAAAACATCCTGATATGTTAATGATCAAAGAATTAACAATATTACCATATCAATATCATAGTGATGGTTTTTATATGTGCCTGCTAGAAAAGGAATGA
- a CDS encoding Stp1/IreP family PP2C-type Ser/Thr phosphatase — MKIIAMSDVGNVRTINQDYVRYHQKSEQEGLVVLCDGMGGHNAGEIASKLTCDDIIEHYQQHGAFQSTEEIHDWMEEVINHAHHLVMNESHTSENLEGMGTTVVIVLCIDNHIYISHVGDSRAYLFKDNQLIQLTKDDTLVNVLIDSGTISQEEALYHPQKNILLQAVGVSEHLDVSFTTQQGNGHLILVCSDGLYNSLFDPQLIEILQKDIDLEEMGKELMDAANTFGGKDNIGFALILTKGVVENESDK; from the coding sequence TTGAAAATCATAGCAATGAGTGATGTTGGGAATGTACGAACGATTAATCAGGATTATGTGCGATATCATCAAAAAAGTGAGCAAGAAGGTTTGGTTGTTTTATGTGATGGAATGGGTGGACATAATGCTGGTGAGATTGCTTCAAAATTAACTTGTGATGATATTATAGAGCATTATCAGCAACATGGTGCTTTTCAATCAACTGAGGAAATTCATGATTGGATGGAAGAAGTTATCAATCATGCTCATCATTTGGTGATGAATGAAAGTCATACTTCAGAAAATTTAGAGGGAATGGGAACAACAGTCGTTATTGTTCTTTGTATTGATAATCATATTTATATTTCTCATGTGGGAGATTCACGTGCTTATTTATTTAAAGATAATCAATTAATCCAATTAACAAAAGATGATACTTTAGTCAATGTTCTGATTGATTCAGGAACAATTTCACAGGAAGAAGCTTTATATCATCCGCAAAAGAATATTTTGTTGCAGGCAGTAGGAGTCAGTGAACATTTAGATGTATCTTTTACAACCCAGCAAGGAAATGGGCATTTGATTTTAGTATGCTCTGATGGTTTATATAATTCATTATTTGATCCACAATTAATAGAAATTCTTCAAAAAGATATTGATTTAGAAGAAATGGGAAAAGAATTGATGGATGCTGCAAATACATTTGGTGGTAAAGATAATATCGGTTTTGCCTTAATATTAACTAAAGGAGTTGTTGAAAATGAGTCAGATAAATAA
- a CDS encoding DegV family protein produces MYQIVTDGSCDLDQNLVDQNQLHVVPFYITCDGKNHQKEKEEISVEDLYQFMVDHKDIFPMTSMPSVEDYLEVFEPILKHGDDIICICITTKFSGSYNSTYTAKQILAEDYPQQQITIIDATVNTVLQGLLVLEAAQMRKDGMTYEQVIEIIEKIKTTGRIFFTVGNFEYLIHGGRIGKVAGVAAKTLGIKPLIVLRDGEIFASGVTRGREKSKRKVIENMINHFVDNQLDVNQYAFCVGYGYDQQEGQKFKELLEATLHEKFPDFHQTVLLQHIGATIGVHTGPYPIGVGIIEKYK; encoded by the coding sequence GTGTATCAAATTGTAACAGATGGTTCTTGTGATTTAGATCAAAATCTAGTTGATCAAAATCAATTACATGTTGTACCATTCTATATTACATGTGATGGAAAAAACCATCAAAAAGAAAAAGAAGAAATTTCAGTTGAAGATTTATATCAATTTATGGTTGATCATAAAGATATTTTTCCAATGACTTCAATGCCTTCAGTCGAAGATTATTTAGAGGTATTTGAACCTATTTTAAAACATGGAGATGATATTATATGTATCTGTATAACAACCAAGTTTTCAGGCTCTTATAATAGTACATATACAGCTAAACAAATATTAGCTGAAGACTATCCTCAACAACAAATAACAATTATCGATGCAACAGTGAATACTGTACTACAGGGATTGTTAGTTTTAGAGGCTGCTCAGATGCGAAAAGATGGAATGACATATGAACAAGTGATTGAGATCATTGAAAAAATAAAAACAACAGGACGTATTTTCTTTACTGTTGGAAACTTTGAGTATTTGATTCATGGTGGAAGAATTGGTAAAGTTGCTGGAGTGGCTGCAAAAACTTTAGGAATCAAACCATTAATTGTTTTACGTGATGGTGAAATTTTTGCTTCCGGCGTAACAAGGGGAAGAGAAAAGTCAAAACGTAAAGTCATTGAGAATATGATTAATCATTTTGTTGATAATCAATTAGATGTTAATCAGTATGCCTTTTGTGTTGGTTATGGCTATGATCAACAAGAAGGACAGAAATTCAAGGAATTGTTAGAAGCAACATTGCATGAAAAATTCCCTGACTTTCATCAAACTGTTCTTTTACAACATATTGGCGCTACCATTGGTGTACATACTGGACCTTATCCAATTGGAGTAGGTATTATTGAAAAGTATAAATAA
- the rsgA gene encoding ribosome small subunit-dependent GTPase A, which yields MQNGMIIKALSGFYYVEADGVIYQCRARGKFRKDDQKPLVGDKCEFSIENETEGYIRKLLPRRNVLIRPPICNVDQALLVFSAQEPEINTLLLDRFLVFIEHLNIEPIICISKMDLVVQETIQSIMLPYEKAGYRVYYVSAKENQGVEEIKHLFKDKMSVITGQSGVGKSSLLNALDIHLNIDTNEISKALGRGKHTTRHVELLKMYDGYVADTPGFSSLELEMEPIQVAHSFHDFKELSSACKFRGCLHDSEPHCAVKEAVENGDISLERYEHYLMFLKESKVLKEKKYG from the coding sequence ATGCAAAACGGAATGATTATTAAGGCGTTATCAGGATTTTACTATGTAGAGGCTGATGGCGTTATCTATCAATGTCGAGCACGAGGAAAATTTAGAAAAGATGATCAAAAGCCACTTGTGGGTGATAAATGTGAGTTTTCTATTGAAAATGAAACGGAAGGCTATATTCGAAAACTTTTACCTCGTCGAAACGTCTTAATAAGACCACCTATTTGTAATGTAGATCAGGCTCTTTTGGTATTTTCAGCTCAAGAGCCTGAAATCAATACCCTTTTATTGGATCGCTTTTTGGTTTTTATTGAACATTTGAATATTGAACCGATTATTTGTATTTCTAAAATGGATTTAGTTGTACAAGAGACCATTCAGTCAATTATGTTGCCATATGAGAAAGCAGGATATCGTGTTTATTATGTCAGTGCCAAAGAAAATCAGGGAGTTGAAGAAATTAAACATCTTTTTAAAGATAAAATGAGTGTTATTACTGGCCAAAGTGGTGTAGGAAAATCAAGTCTATTGAATGCTTTAGATATTCATTTGAATATTGATACTAATGAAATTTCTAAAGCACTTGGACGTGGGAAACATACAACTCGTCATGTTGAACTGTTAAAGATGTATGATGGCTATGTGGCTGATACACCAGGTTTTTCATCACTTGAATTGGAGATGGAACCAATTCAAGTTGCCCATAGTTTTCATGACTTTAAAGAACTGTCTTCAGCATGTAAATTTAGAGGATGTTTGCATGATAGTGAACCACATTGTGCGGTTAAAGAGGCTGTTGAAAATGGTGATATATCTTTAGAAAGATATGAGCATTATTTAATGTTTTTAAAAGAAAGTAAGGTATTAAAGGAGAAAAAATATGGTTAA
- the rlmN gene encoding 23S rRNA (adenine(2503)-C(2))-methyltransferase RlmN, translated as MKSIYDYTQEQLIDEFIALGEKKFRATQVFEWLYRQNIQDFHQMSNLSLELREKLISHFQVGPLEIIEKQVSQDGTIKYLLELEDGGLIETVLMVHDYGRSLCVTSQLGCNMGCTFCASGLLKKQRDLTAGEMVNQVLTVMNDTGERISHVVVMGTGEPFDNYQQVMNFIYIINHPKGLAIGARHLTISTCGLCDKIEEYAQEGIQTNLAVSLHAPNDEIRDQLMPINKRYPMDELRKSLQDYIQKTNRRVTFEYILLKGVNDDIIHARQLAHYVKGLNAYVNLIPYNAVDEHGYQQTAPKDVEIFKNELLRLKINVTLRKEHGRDIDGACGQLRAKKVGGSF; from the coding sequence ATGAAATCAATATATGATTATACACAAGAACAATTAATTGATGAATTTATTGCTTTAGGAGAAAAAAAGTTTAGGGCGACTCAAGTGTTTGAATGGTTATATCGTCAAAATATTCAAGACTTTCATCAAATGAGTAATTTGTCATTAGAATTAAGAGAAAAACTCATTTCTCATTTCCAAGTCGGACCATTAGAAATTATTGAAAAGCAGGTTTCTCAAGATGGAACAATTAAATATCTTTTAGAATTGGAAGATGGGGGCCTCATTGAAACTGTTTTGATGGTTCATGATTATGGACGTAGTCTTTGTGTGACAAGTCAACTTGGCTGCAATATGGGCTGTACTTTTTGTGCCAGCGGTCTGTTAAAAAAACAAAGAGATTTAACAGCTGGAGAAATGGTTAATCAGGTTTTAACAGTTATGAATGATACAGGTGAGCGAATTTCACATGTTGTGGTTATGGGAACGGGTGAACCGTTTGATAATTATCAGCAGGTAATGAACTTTATATATATTATTAATCATCCTAAAGGATTAGCAATTGGTGCACGTCACTTAACGATTTCAACATGTGGCTTGTGCGATAAAATTGAAGAATATGCGCAAGAAGGAATTCAAACAAACTTAGCAGTTTCTTTACATGCACCTAATGATGAAATTCGAGATCAGCTCATGCCAATTAATAAGCGTTATCCAATGGATGAGTTAAGAAAATCATTACAGGATTATATTCAAAAAACGAATCGTCGTGTCACATTTGAATATATTCTTTTAAAAGGTGTCAATGATGATATTATTCATGCACGACAGTTAGCCCATTATGTGAAAGGATTGAATGCCTATGTCAATCTTATTCCTTATAATGCGGTTGATGAACATGGCTATCAACAGACAGCACCAAAAGATGTTGAAATTTTTAAAAACGAACTGTTAAGATTAAAAATTAATGTGACATTAAGAAAAGAACATGGTCGCGATATAGATGGCGCTTGTGGCCAATTACGTGCAAAAAAGGTAGGTGGATCTTTTTGA
- the rpe gene encoding ribulose-phosphate 3-epimerase — protein MVKVAPSVLSANFADLKSDLDSIRTYGADWIHYDVMDGHFVPNISFGYSILKDIAKVTDLYLDVHLMISDPMKYVDEFIKAGASLITFHLEALSDEKAVRELIKHIHNQGADVGISIKPATPTQLVEKYLDDIDLVLVMSVEPGFGGQAFQTSAIDKIKALYQLRGHRHFVIEVDGGINAETGALCKEAGVDVLVAGSYVFQSPDRQKAIDLLK, from the coding sequence ATGGTTAAAGTTGCACCATCGGTGTTGTCAGCAAATTTTGCTGATTTAAAAAGTGATTTGGATTCGATAAGAACATATGGAGCAGATTGGATTCATTATGATGTTATGGATGGACATTTTGTCCCTAATATCTCTTTTGGATATAGTATTTTAAAAGATATTGCAAAGGTGACTGATTTGTATTTGGATGTTCATTTGATGATTAGTGATCCGATGAAATATGTTGATGAGTTTATTAAGGCAGGAGCTTCTTTAATTACTTTTCATCTTGAGGCTTTGTCAGATGAAAAAGCAGTTCGTGAATTGATTAAACATATTCATAATCAGGGAGCTGATGTAGGAATAAGTATTAAACCTGCTACACCAACTCAGTTAGTTGAAAAATATTTAGACGATATTGATCTTGTTTTAGTTATGAGTGTTGAACCTGGATTTGGTGGACAAGCTTTTCAGACATCTGCAATTGATAAGATAAAAGCCCTTTATCAATTGAGAGGACATCGTCATTTTGTTATTGAAGTTGATGGAGGTATTAATGCTGAGACTGGAGCACTTTGTAAAGAGGCTGGAGTTGATGTGTTAGTTGCTGGAAGTTATGTGTTTCAATCTCCTGATCGTCAGAAAGCTATTGATTTATTAAAATGA
- a CDS encoding thiamine diphosphokinase — protein MKIGIYCGVDAGLIKDDKIDYIGVDQGVCHLLKQGIKPIIALGDMDSIEDKKLLEGLVVNEVSSIKDDTDTALAIEYAIDKGYDQIDLYGVTQNRMDHFLAVLCLLEQYQDYAITIYDQQNKIYILKPGNHKIFKDDYKYFSVFALTQSVITLQECHYPLDHYLLKRSDPLCVSNQMNNKYAIIQNSETVLLIQSC, from the coding sequence ATGAAGATAGGTATTTATTGTGGAGTTGATGCTGGTCTAATCAAGGATGATAAAATTGATTATATTGGTGTTGATCAGGGCGTTTGCCATTTGCTGAAACAGGGAATCAAACCAATTATTGCTTTAGGTGATATGGATTCGATTGAAGATAAGAAATTATTGGAAGGGTTAGTAGTTAATGAAGTTTCATCTATAAAAGATGATACAGATACAGCATTAGCTATTGAGTATGCTATTGATAAAGGTTATGATCAAATTGATTTATATGGCGTTACTCAAAACCGAATGGATCATTTTTTAGCCGTATTATGTTTATTAGAACAATATCAGGATTATGCTATTACGATTTATGATCAGCAAAATAAAATTTATATCTTAAAACCAGGAAACCATAAAATCTTTAAAGATGATTATAAATATTTTTCAGTATTTGCATTAACCCAAAGTGTCATTACACTTCAAGAATGTCATTATCCATTAGACCATTATCTTTTAAAACGAAGTGATCCATTATGTGTTTCAAATCAGATGAATAACAAATATGCAATCATTCAAAATAGTGAAACTGTTTTATTGATTCAATCTTGTTAG
- the pknB gene encoding Stk1 family PASTA domain-containing Ser/Thr kinase, producing MSQINKTIAGRYVLKDLIGQGGMADVYLAEDKILKRTVAVKIMRSSLTGDPVYVTRFHREASAAAALSHKNIVEIYDVGDEDDEYYIVMEYVPGQTLKELIHKRGALHYVEAVDIMKQVVSATAKAHSVGIVHRDLKPQNILVTDSGVVKIGDFGIASIQSLSQVTQTDTIMGSLHYLAPEIARGEKATAQSDIYALGIVFYELLRGEVPFNGESPVNIALKHMRDDIPSVRAFNPSIPQSVENVIIKATAKNTKDRYLRAIDMFEDLNTCLSRENEEKLVFTYDDPDETTIVAEDKDFFTQTQVKIPAEELMEEEPEKKALDKKKVGIIAGCVVGALLVFGLIYFFFLRPANTFQMPDVVTLTQEQAIQTLENSGLKVDENIKHELSDTVEEGKVISSNPEARSAVKKGDIVELTVSSGKYIVIDNYVGKTYDDIETILSNQGFHVVKEEETSEEEKGVILKQSIVQGEKIDPNSTNKTITLTVSKGYSVTVPNVYGQDINKAADLLTKAGFKVTLKVLTPPTTVEEIKTMKINVVMKQSIDAFTVVYKKNENITLEYYDHKPDLPSDSQNPNGGTTDPNTGTDNNTQSGTTTN from the coding sequence ATGAGTCAGATAAATAAAACAATCGCAGGACGTTATGTTTTAAAAGATTTAATTGGTCAAGGTGGGATGGCGGATGTTTATCTTGCTGAAGATAAGATATTAAAAAGAACTGTAGCAGTTAAAATTATGCGTTCATCATTGACAGGTGATCCTGTATATGTGACACGTTTTCATCGTGAAGCCAGTGCAGCAGCAGCCTTATCACATAAAAATATTGTTGAAATTTATGATGTTGGTGATGAAGATGATGAATATTATATTGTTATGGAGTATGTTCCAGGACAGACATTAAAAGAATTGATCCATAAACGTGGAGCTTTACATTATGTTGAGGCTGTTGATATTATGAAACAAGTTGTGAGTGCAACAGCGAAAGCCCATTCTGTTGGGATTGTTCATCGTGATTTAAAACCACAAAATATTTTGGTGACAGATAGTGGCGTTGTCAAAATTGGTGATTTTGGAATTGCTTCTATTCAGTCTTTATCGCAAGTGACACAAACTGATACTATTATGGGGTCACTTCATTACTTGGCTCCAGAAATTGCTCGTGGTGAAAAAGCAACTGCTCAAAGTGATATTTATGCTTTAGGAATTGTTTTTTATGAACTTTTAAGAGGCGAAGTGCCATTTAATGGTGAATCACCCGTTAATATCGCATTAAAACATATGCGAGATGATATTCCATCAGTACGTGCTTTTAATCCGTCAATTCCTCAATCTGTTGAAAATGTGATTATTAAAGCCACTGCTAAAAATACAAAAGATCGTTATTTGCGAGCTATTGATATGTTTGAGGATTTAAATACATGTTTATCTCGTGAAAATGAAGAAAAATTAGTTTTTACTTACGATGATCCTGATGAAACAACAATTGTGGCAGAAGATAAAGATTTCTTTACTCAGACACAAGTCAAAATTCCAGCAGAAGAATTGATGGAAGAAGAACCTGAAAAGAAAGCTTTAGATAAAAAGAAAGTTGGAATTATAGCAGGTTGTGTGGTTGGAGCATTACTTGTATTTGGTTTGATTTATTTCTTTTTCTTAAGGCCTGCCAATACTTTCCAAATGCCTGATGTTGTAACATTGACACAGGAACAGGCTATTCAAACATTAGAAAATAGTGGTTTGAAGGTTGATGAAAATATTAAACATGAATTAAGCGATACTGTTGAGGAAGGAAAAGTGATTTCAAGTAATCCTGAAGCACGTTCGGCAGTTAAAAAAGGTGATATTGTTGAATTAACTGTATCATCTGGTAAATATATTGTTATTGATAATTATGTTGGGAAGACTTATGATGATATTGAAACGATTTTATCAAATCAGGGTTTCCATGTTGTTAAAGAAGAAGAAACAAGTGAAGAAGAAAAAGGCGTGATTTTAAAACAATCAATTGTTCAAGGTGAAAAGATTGATCCAAATTCAACTAATAAAACAATTACTTTAACTGTTTCAAAAGGATATTCAGTAACGGTTCCTAATGTTTATGGACAGGATATTAATAAAGCAGCAGATTTGTTAACAAAGGCAGGATTTAAGGTGACTTTAAAAGTCTTAACACCACCAACAACAGTTGAAGAAATTAAAACAATGAAAATCAATGTTGTTATGAAACAATCTATAGATGCATTTACAGTTGTTTATAAGAAAAACGAAAATATTACTTTAGAATATTATGATCATAAACCTGATCTTCCTAGTGATTCTCAGAATCCAAATGGCGGGACAACAGATCCAAATACTGGAACTGATAACAATACCCAATCAGGGACAACAACAAATTAA